Proteins from one Fragaria vesca subsp. vesca linkage group LG6, FraVesHawaii_1.0, whole genome shotgun sequence genomic window:
- the LOC101294874 gene encoding B3 domain-containing protein LOC_Os12g40080-like: protein MASVPLLRVSSTTPHFFKIILDDTSKHKLKIPKKFVMKYGKDLSSSVCLKLPSGSEWEVELTRCKGKIWFEKGWPEFFMFCSLDYGSFLVFRYEGNSHFRVCIFDMSATEVDYPITIPKIDEAEDLSIEILEDFQLNPKTIRKSPRFNSVDDLSSEKDGSVTRGSSGTQKLLNQTSLKVVLGNAISLRRAYDFKTENPLFIVSMKPSETQSSLSLPLNFAKRHFIKRPASNITLQILDGRTWSVEFTYSEEEARFQEGWLTFVKDNNLEVGRNSFPTQKDGGNSSGSQTFLKPTTPHEAPSRMKQLTVTEKADAFKSDKPPSFRIALQPSYIERPVMSIPNEFAKRYLMNFPADIAILKVLDGRTWHVKFKYDHANSRGRLMKGWLPFVRENNLKVGDVCVFTLVNSIELLFEVVFFPTTESANCSSPTGHGIGSTIQNGRTESSVVKVEPECSLSCEIGFNLGNNMSKTKGQVTQMPSSSLRTSRVNLEAASKFSPKNPFFKVTLGSGHSLHVPDKFARSFIKHVKQTGILQVKDRSWHVNLIPFKKPRAISICGGWAAFIKENCLREGDVCIFELMEMIDIVLKVHIFRCCLEGK, encoded by the exons ATGGCTTCTGTTCCCCTGCTGAGAGTTTCTTCCACCACACCCCATTTTTTCAAGATCATTCTGGACGACACTTCTAAACACAAACTT AAAATTCCGAAGAAATTTGTGATGAAATATGGAAAGGATCTATCAAGTTCAGTATGTCTTAAGCTTCCAAGTGGTTCTGAATGGGAAGTTGAATTGACAAGATGCAAAGGTAAGATTTGGTTTGAGAAGGGATGGCCAGAGTTCTTTATGTTCTGTTCACTAGACTACGGGAGTTTCCTGGTTTTCCGATATGAAGGAAATTCTCATTTCCGTGTTTGCATATTTGATATGAGTGCCACCGAGGTTGATTATCCCATAACAATTCCCAAAATTGACGAAGCTGAAGATTTATCTATTGAAATCTTGGAGGATTTTCAACTCAATCCTAAAACAATAAGGAAATCTCCA CGATTTAACAGTGTGGATGATTTGTCTTCAGAGAAAGATGGCAGTGTCACTAGAGGCTCGTCTGGCACTCAAAAGCTCCTAAATCAGACATCTCTCAAGGTCGTTCTTGGCAATGCTATATCTCTTCGTAGAGCTTATGATTTCAAAACTGAAAACCCTTTATTCATTGTATCCATGAAGCCTTCGGAAACACAAAGTTCTTTG TCTTTGCCGTTGAATTTTGCCAAACGACATTTTATTAAGCGGCCTGCTAGCAACATCACCCTTCAAATTTTGGACGGAAGGACATGGTCTGTTGAGTTCACATACAGTGAAGAAGAAGCTCGATTCCAGGAAGGCTGGTTGACATTTGTGAAGGATAATAATTTGGAAGTTG GGAGAAATAGTTTTCCGACCCAAAAGGATGGTGGAAACTCTTCTGGTTCTCAAACATTTCTAAAGCCAACAACACCTCATGAGGCTCCCAGTAGGATGAAGCAATTGACTGTAACTGAGAAAGCTGATGCCTTCAAGTCGGATAAACCTCCTTCTTTTAGGATTGCCTTGCAGCCTTCTTATATTGAACGACCTGTCATG TCTATACCAAATGAATTTGCCAAGAGATATCTTATGAATTTCCCTGCTGACATTGCCATCCTTAAAGTTTTGGATGGAAGAACTTGGCATGTTAAATTCAAGTATGATCATGCAAACTCGAGAGGCCGACTCATGAAGGGCTGGTTACCTTTTGTGAGGGAGAATAATTTGAAAGTCGGTGATGTGTGTGTCTTTACCCTGGTTAACAGCATTGAACTTTTATTTGAAGTTGTCTTTTTCCCCACCACAGAGTCTGCAAATTGCTCATCGCCTACAG GCCATGGCATAGGCTCAACTATTCAAAATGGAAGGACAGAATCTTCTGTAGTTAAAGTTGAACCCGAATGCAGCCTGAGCTGTGAAATTG GATTTAATCTAGGCAACAACATGTCAAAAACTAAGGGGCAGGTCACTCAAATGCCTTCTTCATCTTTGAGGACATCAAGGGTTAATCTTGAAGCTGCTAGCAAGTTTTCACCAAAGAATCCCTTCTTCAAAGTCACCCTGGGGTCAGGCCATAGTCTG CATGTACCAGATAAATTTGCTAGGAGTTTCATCAAACATGTCAAACAAACAGGGATCCTTCAGGTCAAAGATAGATCATGGCACGTGAATTTGATTCCTTTTAAGAAGCCACGCGCTATTTCAATTTGTGGAGGTTGGGCTGCATTTATAAAGGAAAATTGTTTAAGAGAAGGAGATGTTTGCATATTTGAGCTCATGGAGATGATTGATATTGTACTGAAAGTTCACATATTCAGATGTTGCTTAGAAGGGAAATAA
- the LOC101314008 gene encoding anaphase-promoting complex subunit 5-like, whose translation MAGIMKPPGAFQVTPHKVSVCILLQIYAPPGQVAVPFPFSSADHHNRFGLFLLALTKSYDDIFEPKLDDLIHQLRGIGGLVHYFLIDSLTNRLSSLLSPDDLFNFFNDTRGVLGGPDVILEADQVVLDPNSNLGMFLRRCVLAFNFLTFEGVCHLLNSIRTYYKEALLSCSPNEVPQLDDSSNDLETLSEYENMDLENFVFEKVTEEMEARQRAGGRASFHLHAPKALVGLVEDIEVPAAPKVKYGDKLREGCHYAHPPSNTSGDLDPNGGVFLRTNWQVQGFLQEQADALEKQGGTFSLNDFELMLRQLQNLAPELHRVHFLRYLNNLNHDDYFAALENLHCYFDYSAGIEGFDFAPPSSVSDTSGRFEIALLCLGMMHFHFGHPKQALEVLTEAVNVSRQQSNETCLAYTLAAICNLLSETGISGTTGILGSSYSPLTRIGISLSVQQQLFVLLRGSLKRADNLKLKRLVASNHLVMAKFDLTHVQRPLISFGPKASMKLKTNPVNVCKELRLSSQLISEFAAETSSMTTDGAYSTAWLKNLEKPMDLQVLSHESGGSRANAFQFCAQPSPVPASVLQLVGSSYLIRATAWETYGSTSLARFNAVVHATCFPDVSSASDTALAYLKLIQHLAVSRGYKEAFSALKIASEKFMSVSKSRILVLKLQLLHERALHRGHLKLAQQVCDELGVLASSVTGVDMELKTEASLRNARTLLAANQFSEAAAVAHSLFCMCYKFNMQVENATVLLLLAEIHKKSDHSKRALSLIHGAFPMILGQGGLELRARAYIVEAKCYLSDPSFSVYESHVVLDPLRQASDELELLEYHELAAEAFYLMAIVYDKLGRQEDREEAAASFKNHILALENPQDEEDPLIDMF comes from the exons ATGGCCGGGATTATGAAACCCCCCGGCGCTTTCCAAGTCACGCCGCACAAAGTCTCCGTCTGCATACTCCTCCAGATCTACGCGCCGCCGGGCCAAGTCGCCGTCCCCTTCCCCTTCTCCTCCGCCGACCACCACAACCGCTTCGGCTTGTTCCTCCTCGCCCTCACCAAG TCCTACGATGACATTTTCGAGCCGAAATTGGATGATCTGATTCATCAATTGAGGGGGATTGGAGGATTAGTTCACTATTTTCTGATTGATTCGCTCACGAATAGGCTCTCTTCTCTTTTGTCTCCTGATGATTTGTTTAACTTCTTCAATGATACTAGAG GAGTCCTTGGCGGTCCGGATGTTATTTTGGAAGCTGACCAAGTTGTTTTGGATCCAAACAGTAACCTCGGGATGTTTCTTCGCCGCTGCGTGCTTGCATTCAATTTCCTAACCTTTGAG GGTGTATGCCATCTTTTGAACAGTATACGGACGTATTATAAGGAAGCACTCTTGAGTTGTTCTCCGAATGAGGTGCCTCAGTTGGATGATTCTAGTAATGATTTAGAAACACTTTCAGAGTATGAAAATATGGACCTGGAGAATTTTGTTTTTGAAAAAGTCACTGAAGAAATGGAAGCTAGGCAAAGAGCCGGTGGAAGAGCTTCTTTTCATCTTCATGCACCTAAGGCACTTGTTGGACTGGTTGAAG ATATTGAGGTTCCTGCGGCCCCAAAAGTGAAATATGGTGACAAACTTAGAGAAGGCTGTCATTATGCACATCCTCCAAGCAATACATCAGGAGATCTTGATCCCAATGGTGGAGTATTCCTACGAACAAACTGGCAGGTGCAAGGATTTCTACAGGAGCAAGCTGACGCACTCGAAAA GCAGGGGGGAACTTTCTCTTTGAATGATTTTGAACTTATGCTGAGGCAACTTCAGAACTTGGCCCCTGAGCTGCACCGT GTTCACTTTTTGCGTTACTTAAATAACTTAAATCATGACGATTATTTTGCTGCTTTGGAGAATCTTCACTGCTATTTTGATTACAG TGCAGGGATTGAAGGATTTGATTTTGCTCCTCCTTCATCTGTTTCGGATACCTCAGGAAGGTTTGAAATTGCCTTGCTATGTTTGGGAATGATGCATTTTCACTTTGGTCACCCAAAGCAAGCTCTGGAG GTTTTGACTGAAGCGGTTAATGTTTCTCGGCAG CAAAGTAATGAGACATGCCTTGCTTACACTTTAGCGGCCATCTGCAATTTGTTGTCAGAAACTGGTATCTCTGGCACAACTGGAATACTGGGATCATCATATTCACCTCTGACCCGAATAGGCATTTCGCTATCTGTCCAGCAACAACTTTTTGTTCTCTTGAGAGGGTCTTTGAAGAGAGCAGACAATTTGAAGTTAAAGCGATTAGTAGCTTCCAATCATCTTGTGATGGCAAAATTCGATTTAACG CATGTACAAAGGCCTCTCATTTCATTTGGACCCAAGGCTTCAATGAAGCTTAAAACAAACCCAGTTAATGTATGCAAG GAACTTAGATTGAGTTCTCAATTGATTAGTGAATTTGCGGCTGAGACTTCTTCAATGACAACTGATGGTGCTTATAGTACTGCATGGCTTAAGAATTTAGAGAAACCAATGGATTTACAAGTCTTGTCTCATGAAAGTGGAGGTAGCCGTGCCAATGCTTTCCAATTCTGTGCACAACCAAGTCCAGTTCCTGCATCTGTGTTACAGTTAGTAGGCTCTTCATATTTAATCCGGGCCACTGCATGGGAAACATACGGAAG CACCTCGCTTGCCAGATTTAATGCTGTTGTTCATGCAACTTGTTTTCCTGATGTTTCGAG CGCATCTGACACAGCATTAGCATATTTGAAGCTTATCCAACATCTAGCAGTTTCTAGAGGATACAAAG AGGCATTTAGTGCTCTCAAAATAGCATCTGAGAAGTTCATGTCTGTCTCAAAGTCACGGATCTTGGTATTAAAACTTCAGCTGCTTCATGAGCGTGCTTTACATAG AGGACATTTGAAGCTCGCACAACAAGTATGTGATGAGCTTGGAGTCCTGGCATCATCCGTCACTGGTGTGGATATGGAACTGAAGACAGAAGCGAGCCTTCGAAATGCTCGTACCTTGCTTGCAGCAAACCAGTTCAGTGAG GCAGCAGCTGTAGCACACTCCCTCTTTTGCATGTGTTACAAATTCAATATGCAAGTCGAAAATGCTACTGTTCTTCTTTTACTAGCTGAAATCCACAAG AAATCAG ATCATTCTAAACGGGCCTTAAGCCTTATACATGGGGCTTTTCCTATGATTCTTGGTCAAGGGGGTTTGGAACTCCGTGCTCGGGCCTATATTGTAGAAGCAAAATGCTATCTATCTGATCCAAGCTTTTCTG TTTATGAAAGTCACGTTGTGCTGGATCCTCTGAGACAAGCTTCGGATGAGCTTGAATTGCTGGAG TATCACGAATTGGCAGCAGAAGCTTTTTACTTGATGGCTATTGTCTATGACAAACTGGGAAGACAAGAAGACAGAGAAGAGGCTGCAGCTTCATTCAAGAATCACATTTTGGCCCTTGAGAACCCTCAAGATGAGGAAGATCCTCTGATCGACATGTTTTGA